ATGCTCGCAGGCATGATGACCAATGCGGCATTGATCAGGGTCGTCGCACAAATATCACACACGGCAGGGAACAGGAACAGAAATGCGTCCTTGCTCACAAATGCTGCATTTTTCGGTGAACGTGGGCTCTCGTCATAAAAGAGGCTGTTAGCGCCGGACACGATACGCTTCCAGAAGTGGGCGGTATGCTTGGCTCGTggcgcagccgcgccgtaCACAGAAATCGGCGTGTCGTCGTCCAGGAGCGGTTCGcttgcatcgtcgcgccgctgcaaaatttggcgctgcaggtATCGAAATAGAAGCGGAATTAGGAACAGAGACTCGCCAAGAAACATTTGCAGAGTCTGCCAAACGGGCTGCGAGTATAATACCGGCGGCCCGACGCTCCCAGGCTCACAGTTTTGCACACACTGCATATCTTGCCTGCCATTAGCACCCTATAGCACACGCACCATTTTGTAAAGATCATATTGGCGATGCCGGAGACGAGCATGCCGCATACTAACACGCTTGTCCTCGCATCCAGCatgctgcacgacgcgtCAAGCTTAGAAGCGGATGTCACGTGCAAGCCGTCGTTCCCTCTTGCGCACTGCGTTTGTCCTTTCGGCTGGGGCAAGGCCATGGTCGTGTTGGAGTATGACGCATCCAAGTTTGCCAAGCAACCAGAGATGCCCACATTCTCCAGTGCGCCATTTTTCTTCGACCGCAGCAAAATCAATTCCGACGGTGCGCCAGATTTACATTCCGGCTCCTTGTTCGCGGACGCAAAACATACACAGCCGCACTCGAACCCGAATGTATCCTACTATTACCCAGCTGGTGTATCTGACTACCATTACGGCGAGCGCCACCCAATGAAACCCGCACGGCTTGCATTGACGAACCGCTTGGTCCATGGCTACGGCCTGCACAAGTACATGGATGTATACTCGCCTCGGTGGGCGACAAAAGAGGAACTGGAGATGTTCCATGATAGCGATTATGTCGACTTTCTCAAGAACGTGACACCAACAATGCCGCTTGATTCCACCTTTACCAAATTTAATTTTGCCGACGACTGCCCTGTATTTGACGGCATGTACGACTTTTGCCGTTCTTAttccggcgcatcgctcgctgCAGTACGGCGGCTGGCTGCGGGCACGACAGACATTGCGATCAATTGGACGGGTGGGCTGCATCACGCAAAGAAGGCGGAAGCGAGTGGGTTCTGCTACATTAATGACATTGTGCTCGCGATTCTAGAGCTCTTGCGCACGTTTCCCCGCGTCCTTTACATTGACATTGATATACACCACGGCGACGGTGTCCAGGAGGCATTCTACACGTCCAACCGTGTCATGACTGTGTCTTTTCACAAGTACGGGAATGATTTTTTCCCATGCACGGGCGACATTAGCGAGATTGGGGTGGACCTCGGCAAGCATTTCTGCTTGAATGTGCCGCTCCAGGACGGAATCGACGACAGTGCATATGTGTCGTTATTCAAGAGCGTCATCGAGCCGTGCATCTTCACATTCAGGCCAGGCGCGATCGtgctgcagtgcggcgcagactCGCTGGGCTTGGATCGTCTCGGTTGCTTTAATCTGAGtattgcagcgcacggcgagtGTGTTGCGTTCACCAAGGCGTTTGGCATTCCTCTCCTGGTGCTGGGTGGGGGTGGATACACAATTCGGAACGTGGCACGGTGCTGGACATATGAGACTTCAGTGCTTACAGGGACGCAGATCCCCGACGACTTGCCGCATACGCCGTACGACGCATTTTTCGCCCCGTCACACCGCCTTCACGAGCCGTTACTTGCGCGTGTAGAGAAccaaaatgcgcgcgcaaatctGGAGCGGATTCGTGTCCAGGTCCGCGAACAGCTCCGATACCTTCACGGCGCGCCCAGTGTGCAAATGCAAGAATTGCCGCCCGATCTGGCCGGCGGATGGGTCGATGAGCCAGTAAAAGAGGAAGACTGACTTGTATATTAGCTGTACTGTATGTTCAAAAATTAGGTCCTGCGCGGAGTCGAACCGCGGCTTAAGGAATTTCTGACCTGCGGTCGCATTATCAGAAACCTTCGGACTGACCGTTATCCTACAGGACCAGCAGACACGTGACGTATACATTAATTGTGTTTTTTACTGTTTTCAGAATGTAGAGTTGTGGGCGTTTTTATGCACGCTCCTGCACAGTGGACACGAAGGGTACTTCGCTCTACAATCAGCCCTGTGCTTTTTTACTTCCATCATGCTGGGCTACGCAAACGCTGTGATCTTCGTGGCATTGGCTCTTTCCAGCGTGTCTGCCAACTACATTCGTACAGTCCCATCTGGCGAGTTTACCAAACGATCGCTGCATCATGGcatgcatcgtcgcgcaggcgcttCGAATGCAGCTGAATTTGCCAAGATCCAGGACCCTGCACAGCAATGTAGCTACTACGACATACCGGAACTTACAAAAATGCTCAAGTCCCACCAGTTCCCAAAAGTAAGCCATATTGCTAGTATCCCTGAAGGCGACACTCAAGCTCAGCAAGTGTGGCAGGATATTCAGAACTCGGGCATCATCCCCAAGGAAGTGAAGGTAAAAGGGCACACAGATGGCAAGGGACACTCCGCCATTGACTTGGCTGGATACGATGGCTCTGCCGATCCAGACTGCTGGTGGTCCGCCTCGACATGCAAGAAGCCCAAACATGCCAACATCCCTTCGGATGTGTACACTTGCAAAGAACCAAATACGTGGGGACTAACCTTTGACGACGGGCCGAACTGCTCGCATAATGCTTTCTATGACTTTTTGCAGAAGGAGAATCTCAAGGCGACCTTGTTTTATATCGGTACCAACATCGTGACTTGGCCCCTTCAagcccagcgcggcctTGTGGATGGTCACGACATTTGCGGCCACACATGGGCTCATCGTGCTATGACAACCCTGAGCGATGAGCAAGTGTTTGCCGAGCTGTACTACACGTCCAAAGCGATCAAACATGTAACGGGTGTCACGACCTCTTGCTGGCGTCCTCCGTACGGCGACGTCGACGACCGTGTTCGTGCTATTGCTGCAGGTCTTGGTCTCCGCACAATTCTCTGGCAAGACGATACGGACGATTGGAATGTGCAGCCGGAGGGCGATGCGTCAGTGCAAAAAATTGACCAGAATTATGAAAAGATCATCGGCAAAGCTGACAAAGAGAGCCCCATTGTATTGACTCATGAGATTAACGAGTACACCATGAAAGAGTTCCAAAGGATGTTTCCTAAAGTGAAGGCTGCGTACACGAACGTTGTGCCTTTGACCGCTTGCACAAACGTCACAAAGCCATACGTGGAGGACATCACGTACCCCGACTTTGGTCAGCTTATTACTGGGGGCAAAGCGACTGGCCTGCCGGGCGGTGACTCGATCCAATTCGACGCAGATCAGTCTGCATTTAAGGTCGTTTCTTTCTCCCAGCAGGAGAATGGTTTTGGCCACATTGGCCGGTCGCGCACTGCTAATAACCCCGAGACGTCCAGCAGCTCTGCTCCCCAAAGCACGCCTAACAGCTCGTTCAGTGATCCCCCTACCAACGAGTCGGACACAAAGGAAGGGAccaaaagcggcgcagctaCACTCTCGGGTGCCTTGACTTTCCTTGCTGGCCTTGGCAGCACTGCCTTGTTTGCTATCTGGCACACCACTCTTTAGATTACGTACATAAATATCTGATCCGCTGTGGAGTATCCTGACATATTCACTCTCCAATGCCACCCTTCTGCACAAAAAATTTATCATACTAATTTTTTTTACAAAAAGAGGTCCTGCGCGGAGTCGAACCGCGGCTTAAGGAATTTCCGACCAGTGATCGTTTAATCAGAAACCTTCGGACTGACCGTTATCCTACAGGACCCTTTCTGTGGAGCCTTGCACAGAGTAGTGCCCAAGTATCTGTGCAGTCCAAAAGTCAAAGCAACATCTCCGTTTGCAGCGAGCCCAGCGCTACGACGGCACGTTGCTTCACATCGACCTGGCTCTCCAAAGGTGCTTTGTACCCGGTATGGCCGATACAGACACGAATAGTGCATCGCTTGATGACCACCCGTCGTCCGGTGGCTCGAACCGTTCGCGGCTGAGCCTCACTGAAGTGTTTGAAAAGATGCTTGCCGAAGAGTCGGAGGAAATGGAGCGCCATGAGCAGGATGAAAGGATCCGGCGAGAGCGCTGGATAGAAGGACGTCTGGAAACTGCGAGCTATAGCAATAGACGGTCCAGAGTCTCCCTTCCGTCGCTCGAAGCCGAGGATAgcgagcacgacgcaccAGCCGACGCCGGTGTTGCATCCATCCCCGGCACACCAGAGCGTACAATGGACAGAGCGAGTGGCTCTACATCGCCGCAATACTCTCCGCCGGCCCGCATGAAGCGCTTCGCGGAATCCAACTACCCTATGGAGTCGACGCAATACCCAATCCACACGGCGACAAGaacgttgcgcgcgccgaaccACTCGCTCAGTCTTCCCAGCGACGATTTTCTTCAGCCCGCCCCTGTATTGTTGGAAGCGCAGCCTAGCGAAACGTCGCGGCCCAAGCCCcaagctcctcgagcgcgcgacgagcgcgtaCGCGGTACAGTCCATGTAGAAACGGCACCGCAAGGTCAAGTGCGCATGCCGGAGCCCGAGCTATGGAACTTGGTCCATTTAATGAAAGAGGTACTTCGAGCACCAGATGTGGAAGAGACTAAGCATGCAGACGATATATCTCTGAGCCACATGCTGCACACAGTCGAGTCCGAGCTGAACAAGAAACTGGCGCAAAAAGATGGCTCTTTTATGACACTCCCTGCAGAGCTGCAGCTTGATCAACTGAACgcgagcgatgcagagTATGCGGGTCGTCTCAATGTGATCCGCCAGCGTCTTGGCAAGCTTGCCTTGGATATGACACAAACCATCACGACAGAACAAGTGACTGAGCATGGCCCCCGCGGAGAAGAATTCTCGCGCTGGTATAACCTGTTTTTTGCCGCCCTGGGCTTGATTGGCATACTCGCCCTTTTCCGGCTTGCGCAGTACCGCGCTGAGTACGTGTTTACGTACACGTATCACGACCCATTGTACGCGGCGTTGTGGCCAACGTCGTGGCAAGTACAGGCTCTGTTGCATCGGAACGTGCATTACAACGTTCCGTTTGCGACGCGTTCCAGCTTTGCGGTCGCTGAGCTGATTGCTCCCCTCGGTGGAGACGTAAATCCATAGCTATGTACAATATTATTACTCGTCCCTTTTCGGGATCCATAAATTGCAGCGACCCGACCCGTTCCCTGccgcaagccgcgctggcgcaaCAGGATGCATGCACGTCACAGCGGGGATCGCAGTGATCCAGTCTGGATCGTACAAGGTCGCCATCCTGCGGCCGTCCTTCCCGTAAATTTCTACATCACGCATCATACTCCCGATCGAGAAATGCGGCTCCAAGGTGGTATTTGTATTCCAGCGTGCACGAAAAAGTGTGACCCATCTGCCAGTTTGATTATTGTGGGGGAAAATGcgtggcgcggcaaggacATGTCTTTGGCGTGTGGATGCACTTGTGCGATGTGCTTCGTCTGCATTTTTATGCGAAAGCCATGCGGGTTCTATATCCCACAGATTGACGGTATCATTGTAGCATACACCTGCGAGACACTCGCCTGTCGGACTGAAGTCGACACTTGTACATGCCGCGCTGTCGCCCCTTGCGTCCAACTGTGCGGTCTTGAATATCGATTCGAGCGCGTCTAAGTCGTCACCCACGACCTTTACTGGTGCCTCCGGCGTTTCAggcacattgcgcagcatgcgtACGTCAAACATACGTACCGTTCGATCGTTGGATGCCGTGGCAATACAGTATGGCACGGCAGGATTCACCGCCATGCCGCCAATCTTTTTCTCCGATACttgccagcggcgcgcggtggGTTCCATGGACCGTGTCTCGATATGCAGAAGGCCACCGCGATGGTCGGCAATCCATAGACTCCGCTCGTCAAGTTGTGGAACGGGTGTTGGTGTAGCTTCAAAtgcatgctgctgcggcgcaaggatcGCAAACTCGCCGAGCTGTACGCCCTTTCGTCCCGCCCACACTTCAGAACTTGTTTGGGATGCAAGCGAAAACACACGCACGCTGGTATCGTATGAACTAGCATATATACGATCGTGGTTGCATGGATCCATGCGCAGGCATGCAATTGCAAAATGGGCATGCAGCTGCAGTGGGAAAGAGACACCTTGTGACATGCCGTTCCCGTCGTTGTCTTCCTCGGGCGTAGGCGCCAACGCATCCCAGATACCGAGCACGCCATCCTGATCGCCTGTAAATACAAGGTCCTTGTCCAGCGTTGGGTGGTACAGCATGGAGTAAATCCGTTTCTCTGCTACACGCGCATAACTAGAGAGTCGCATGGACCGCAGCAACGCCTCCAAATCCGTCTTGGGTTCTTCTAGTAGCGCCTGCTTCGCCGGAACAGTTACAGACAGCGCGTTTTGCAACCGTTTCGTCTCCTGTTCGTCCATGTCCGACCTAGTCATCGCGGTGAGATC
This region of Malassezia vespertilionis chromosome 9, complete sequence genomic DNA includes:
- a CDS encoding uncharacterized protein (TransMembrane:1 (o318-338i)) — protein: MADTDTNSASLDDHPSSGGSNRSRLSLTEVFEKMLAEESEEMERHEQDERIRRERWIEGRLETASYSNRRSRVSLPSLEAEDSEHDAPADAGVASIPGTPERTMDRASGSTSPQYSPPARMKRFAESNYPMESTQYPIHTATRTLRAPNHSLSLPSDDFLQPAPVLLEAQPSETSRPKPQAPRARDERVRGTVHVETAPQGQVRMPEPELWNLVHLMKEVLRAPDVEETKHADDISLSHMLHTVESELNKKLAQKDGSFMTLPAELQLDQLNASDAEYAGRLNVIRQRLGKLALDMTQTITTEQVTEHGPRGEEFSRWYNLFFAALGLIGILALFRLAQYRAEYVFTYTYHDPLYAALWPTSWQVQALLHRNVHYNVPFATRSSFAVAELIAPLGGDVNP
- a CDS encoding uncharacterized protein (EggNog:ENOG503NY8A; TransMembrane:1 (n7-15c20/21o456-478i); SECRETED:SignalP(1-20); COG:S); translated protein: MLGYANAVIFVALALSSVSANYIRTVPSGEFTKRSLHHGMHRRAGASNAAEFAKIQDPAQQCSYYDIPELTKMLKSHQFPKVSHIASIPEGDTQAQQVWQDIQNSGIIPKEVKVKGHTDGKGHSAIDLAGYDGSADPDCWWSASTCKKPKHANIPSDVYTCKEPNTWGLTFDDGPNCSHNAFYDFLQKENLKATLFYIGTNIVTWPLQAQRGLVDGHDICGHTWAHRAMTTLSDEQVFAELYYTSKAIKHVTGVTTSCWRPPYGDVDDRVRAIAAGLGLRTILWQDDTDDWNVQPEGDASVQKIDQNYEKIIGKADKESPIVLTHEINEYTMKEFQRMFPKVKAAYTNVVPLTACTNVTKPYVEDITYPDFGQLITGGKATGLPGGDSIQFDADQSAFKVVSFSQQENGFGHIGRSRTANNPETSSSSAPQSTPNSSFSDPPTNESDTKEGTKSGAATLSGALTFLAGLGSTALFAIWHTTL
- a CDS encoding uncharacterized protein (EggNog:ENOG503NVA8; COG:S), whose product is MTEKERLKNIAENEKLLQELGIAGGGSEIIGAAPKKLASTDAAKRKRKRTQTTPKPAAAPQRLSARLQGVKAEAEAFSTERASKETRHEDLDLTAMTRSDMDEQETKRLQNALSVTVPAKQALLEEPKTDLEALLRSMRLSSYARVAEKRIYSMLYHPTLDKDLVFTGDQDGVLGIWDALAPTPEEDNDGNGMSQGVSFPLQLHAHFAIACLRMDPCNHDRIYASSYDTSVRVFSLASQTSSEVWAGRKGVQLGEFAILAPQQHAFEATPTPVPQLDERSLWIADHRGGLLHIETRSMEPTARRWQVSEKKIGGMAVNPAVPYCIATASNDRTVRMFDVRMLRNVPETPEAPVKVVGDDLDALESIFKTAQLDARGDSAACTSVDFSPTGECLAGVCYNDTVNLWDIEPAWLSHKNADEAHRTSASTRQRHVLAAPRIFPHNNQTGRWVTLFRARWNTNTTLEPHFSIGSMMRDVEIYGKDGRRMATLYDPDWITAIPAVTCMHPVAPARLAAGNGSGRCNLWIPKRDE
- the HOS2 gene encoding histone deacetylase (EggNog:ENOG503NWW7; COG:B); protein product: MLHDASSLEADVTCKPSFPLAHCVCPFGWGKAMVVLEYDASKFAKQPEMPTFSSAPFFFDRSKINSDGAPDLHSGSLFADAKHTQPHSNPNVSYYYPAGVSDYHYGERHPMKPARLALTNRLVHGYGLHKYMDVYSPRWATKEELEMFHDSDYVDFLKNVTPTMPLDSTFTKFNFADDCPVFDGMYDFCRSYSGASLAAVRRLAAGTTDIAINWTGGLHHAKKAEASGFCYINDIVLAILELLRTFPRVLYIDIDIHHGDGVQEAFYTSNRVMTVSFHKYGNDFFPCTGDISEIGVDLGKHFCLNVPLQDGIDDSAYVSLFKSVIEPCIFTFRPGAIVLQCGADSLGLDRLGCFNLSIAAHGECVAFTKAFGIPLLVLGGGGYTIRNVARCWTYETSVLTGTQIPDDLPHTPYDAFFAPSHRLHEPLLARVENQNARANLERIRVQVREQLRYLHGAPSVQMQELPPDLAGGWVDEPVKEED